Genomic DNA from Pseudomonas sp. CCC3.1:
GCTTCGGTTTTCGCGGCCGGTGGTCTGGACCCGACATTCGTGATCGGTGGCCGCCTGAATGCAGCCGGTACCAATGCACAACTGGGTACCAGCCGTTACCTGATTGCCGAAGCCGACGAAAGCGATGCCAGCTTCCTGCACTTGCAGCCGATGGTTGCAGTGGTCACCAACATCGACGCCGACCACATGGCGACTTACGAAGGTGACTTCAACAAACTGAAGAAAACCTTCGTCGAGTTCCTGCACAACCTGCCGTTCTACGGCTTGGCTGTGCTGTGCCTGGACGATCCGGTAGTGCGCGAGATTCTGCCACTGGTCAAGCGTCCGACCGTGACCTACGGCTTCAATGAAGGCGCTGACGTTCGCGCAATCAATGTGCGCCAGCAGGGCATGCAAACCTTCTTCACCGTGCTTCGCCCTGACCGCGAGCCGTTGGATGTGTCGGTCAACATGCCGGGCAACCACAACGTGCTGAACGCCCTGGCGACCATCTGCATTGCCTCGGATGAAGGCATCAGCGATGAAGCCATTGTTCAGGGCCTGTCGGGCTTTGAGGGTGTGGGCCGACGCTTCCAGGTCTACGGCGAGCTGCCAGTAGAAGGCGGCAGCGTGATGCTGGTTGATGACTACGGTCATCACCCGACCGAAGTCGCAGCCGTGATCAAAGCGGTACGCGGTGGCTGGCCGGATCGTCGTCTGGTCATGGTTTACCAGCCGCACCGTTTCAGCCGCACCCGTGATCTGTACGACGATTTTGTGCAGGTCCTGGCCGATGCCAACGTGCTGTTGCTGATGGAAGTCTACCCGGCGGGCGAAGAGCCTATTCCGGGTGCTGACAGCCGTCAGCTGTGCCACAGCATTCGTCAGCGCGGCCAATTGGACCCGATCTACATTGAGCGCGGCGTTGAGCTGGCGCCGATCGTCAAGCCGCTGCTGCGCGCTGGCGACATTCTGTTGTGCCAAGGGGCGGGCGACATCGGTCGCCTGGCGCCACAACTTATCAAGAGTCCGTTGTTCGCCGGCGCAGTGATCGCCGCCAACGAGGGGAAGCTGAAATGACTGCTGCCTACGCCAATCTGTTCTCGACCATTGCTCCCGCCGACTTCGGCCGTGTAGCGGTATTGTTCGGCGGTAAAAGCGCCGAGCGTGAAGTGTCTTTGAAGTCGGGCAATGCCGTACTCAAGGCCTTGCAAGACGCGGGCGTCAACGCCTTCGGTATCGATGTGGGCGATGACTTCATCAGCCGCATCACCTCCGAAAAAATTGACCGAGCCTTCATTATTCTTCATGGCCGTGGCGGCGAAGACGGCAGCATGCAAGGCCTGCTGGAGTGCCTGGGCATTCCTTACACCGGCAGTGGCATCCTCGCGTCGGCGCTGGCCATGGACAAGCTGCGCACCAAACAGGTGTGGCACAGCCTGGGGATTCCAACCCCGCGTCACGCCGTGCTGAGCAGCGAAGACGACTGTATTTCAGCAGCGAAGGAACTGAGCTTCCCTTTGATCGTCAAACCGGCCCATGAAGGTTCAAGTATCGGTATGGCCAAAGTGAACAGCGCAGACGAGTTGATCGTCGCCTGGACTGACGCCAGTAAGTACGACTCGCAAGTGTTGGTTGAGCAATGGATCCACGGTCCGGAGTTCACCATCGCCACCCTGCGTGACCAAGTGCTGCCACCTATCGCACTGGGCACTCCGCATACGTTCTACGACTACGACGCCAAGTACGTGTCTGACGATACCCAGTATCGGATTCCGTGCGGCCTTGATCGCGACAAGGAACAAGAACTCATGGCGCTCACGGCGAAAGCCTGTGAGGCGATTGGTATTGCCGGTTGGGGCCGTCTGGACGTGATGCAAGACACCGATGGCCAGTTCTGGCTGCTCGAAGTCAACACCGCGCCAGGCATGACCGATCACAGCCTGGTGCCGATGGCGGCCAAGGCGGCCGGTCTGGATTTCCAGCAACTGGTGCTGTCGATTTTGGCGGCCAGTGTTGAGCCGCGAGGTTAAGACCATGCAAGGCGCATCGCTTCGTCATCAGCAACCCGTACCCGGCCGCAAGCCGGTGCCACGGGGTGCCAGCCGAATGGTGGCTAAAGAGCCGATGTCGGTGCGTGTGCCAAAAGCCAATTTTGGCTTTTTGAAAGTGCTGTTTTGGCCAGTGTTGCTGGTGGTGCTGGGGTTCGGTACGTACGAAGGCGCACAACGTCTGATGCCGTATGCGGACCGCCCGATCACCAACATCAATGTGCAGGGTGATTTGACCTACATCAGCCAGCAGGCCGTGCAACAGCGTATTGCTCCGTATATGGCCGCGAGTTTCTTCACGGTCGATCTGGCAGGCATGCGCACCGAGCTTGAACAAATGCCATGGATTGCCCACGCCGAAGTCCGTCGGGTGTGGCCGGACCAAGTGGTGATTCGCCTTGAAGAGCAACTGCCGGTGGCGCGTTGGGGCGATGAAGCGCTGCTGAACAACCAGGGCCAGGCGTTCACCCCGCGTGAGCTGGCCAATTATGAACATTTGCCGCAGCTGTTTGGCCCACAACGGGCTCAACAACAAGTGATGCAGCAGTATCAGGTGCTGAGCCAGATGCTGCGTCCAATGGGCTTTTCGATTGCCCGTCTGGAATTGCGTGAGCGCGGTAGCTGGTTCCTGACCACCGGAGCTGGCAGTGCAGGGCCTGGAATCGAGCTGCTGTTGGGGCGCGATCACTTGGTAGAGAAAATGCGTCGTTTCATAGCCATCTATGACAAGACGCTCAAAGATCAGATTACAAACATAGCGCGCATTGATTTGCGTTATGCCAACGGATTGGCCGTCGGCTGGCGGGAACCTGTGGCACCCACGGCAGCCCAACCCGCTGTCGCGAAGAATTAAGAAGAGGCAGGACCCATGGCAAACGTGCAAAGCGGGAAAATGATCGTCGGTCTCGATATCGGCACCTCCAAAGTGGTGGCGCTGGTGGGCGAGGTCGGTGAAGACGGCACGATCGAAATAGTCGGTATTGGCACGCATCCGTCCCGTGGCCTGAAGAAGGGCGTGGTGGTGAACATCGAGTCCACCGTGCAATCGATCCAGCGCGCTATCGAAGAAGCGCAGCTGATGGCCGGTTGCCGGATTCACTCGGCGTTCGTTGGCGTTGCGGGCAATCACATCCGCAGCCTGAACTCCCACGGCATTGTTGCGATCCGCGACCGTGAAGTCAGCACGGCCGACCTTGAGCGCGTTCTCGACGCTGCCCAGGCGGTTGCGATTCCGGCTGACCAGCGCGTATTGCACACCTTGGCGCAAGACTACGTGATCGATAACCAAGAGGGCGTTCGCGAGCCTCTGGGCATGTCGGGCGTGCGTCTGGAAGCCAAAGTGCACGTGGTCACCTGTGCGGTCAATGCGGCTCAGAACATTGAAAAGTGCGTACGCCGCTGTGGCCTCGAAGTCGATGACATCATCCTCGAGCAACTGGCGTCGGCGTACTCGGTCCTGACCGACGACGAAAAAGAACTGGGCGTGTGCCTGGTCGACATCGGTGGCGGCACCACCGACATCGCGATCTTCACCGAAGGTGCGATTCGTCACACGGCCGTGATCCCGATTGCCGGAGATCAAGTGACCAACGACATCGCGATGGCGTTGCGCACACCGACCCAATACGCCGAAGAAATCAAAATCCGTTACGCCTGCGCACTGGCCAAACTGGCTGGCGCGGGTGAAACCATCAAAGTACCGAGCGTGGGCGATCGTCCTCCGCGCGAGCTGTCCCGCCAGGCCTTGGCCGAAGTGGTCGAGCCGCGTTACGACGAGCTGTTCACCCTGATCCAGGCGGAGCTGCGTCGCAGCGGCTACGAAGACCTGATCCCGGCCGGCATCGTGCTGACTGGCGGTACTTCGAAAATGGAAGGCGCAGTCGAGCTGGCAGAGGAAATCTTCCACATGCCGGTTCGTCTGGGCGTGCCGCATAGCTTCAAAGGCTTGACCGACGTTGTGCGCAATCCGATTTACTCCACCGCTGTGGGCTTGTTGCTGTACGGGCTGCAAAAGCAGTCAGACGGTATTTCCATATCGGGTATCAGCAACCGCGACAACTACAGCAGTGATGAACAAAAAGCCCCTGTGTTCGAGCGCCTCAAACGTTGGGTTCAGGGCAATTTTTAAAGCTTGAGCAGTAAAAGATTCAAAAGCAGTAGAAGTAGGCGAAAAACTAGAGAACTGAAAGGAGAGGGACCATGTTCGAACTCGTAGACAACATCCCGCAAAGCCCGGTAATTAAAGTTATCGGTGTTGGTGGTGGCGGTGGCAATGCTGTTAACCACATGGTTAAGAGCAACATCGAAGGCGTGGAATTCATCTGCGCCAACACTGACGCGCAAGCGCTGAAAAGCATTGGCGCGCGTACCATCCTGCAATTGGGCACTGGCGTGACCAAAGGCCTGGGTGCCGGCGCAAACCCTGAGGTCGGTCGTCAGGCCGCTCTGGAAGACCGCGAGCGCATCGCAGAAGTGCTGCAGGGCACCAACATGGTGTTCATCACCACGGGCATGGGCGGAGGTACCGGTACCGGTGCTGCGCCGATCATTGCCGAAGTGGCCAAGGAAATGGGCATCCTCACCGTTGCGGTGGTGACGCGTCCGTTCCCGTTCGAAGGTCGCAAGCGCATGCAGATCGCTGACGAAGGTATTCGTCTGCTGTCCGAAAGCGTCGATTCGTTGATCACGATTCCGAACGAAAAACTGCTGACTATCCTCGGTAAAGACGCCAGCCTGCTGTCGGCTTTCGCCAAGGCCGATGACGTACTGGCCGGTGCCGTTCGCGGTATCTCCGACATCATCAAGCGTCCGGGCATGATCAACGTCGACTTTGCTGACGTACGCACCGTGATGAGCGAAATGGGCATGGCGATGATGGGCACTGGCTGCGCCAGCGGTCCGAACCGTGCACGTGAAGCGACTGAAGCGGCGATTCGCAACCCGTTGCTCGAAGATGTGAACCTGGAAGGCGCTCGCGGCATCCTGGTCAACATCACCGCCGGTCCTGACCTGTCTCTGGGTGAGTACTCCGACGTGGGTAGCATCATCGAAGCCTTCGCGTCGGAACACGCCATGGTCAAGGTCGGTACTGTTATCGATCCGGACATGCGCGACGAACTGCACGTGACCGTGGTTGCTACCGGTCTGGGCGCGAAAATCGAGAAGCCGGTCAAAGTGATCGACAACACCGTTCAGGCGTCGTACGCGGCTCAATCGGCCCAGTCGGCTCCATCGCGTCAAGAAACCCGTGTAGAGCGTCAAGAGCTGCCAGCGGTTAACTACCGTGATCTGGATCGCCCGACCGTGATGCGTAATCAGGCTCAGCATGGTGCAACTGCGGCTGCCAAACTGAATCCGCAAGATGATCTGGACTACCTGGACATCCCGGCATTCCTGCGTCGTCAGGCTGATTAATGAAATCAATCAGGGGGATTAAGGTGATTGGTGTTCAGCAAAGGCTCGGTCTGCTATTATCGCCAGCCTTTGTTGATACCAGTTCGCAATTTGCGCTGAAGCGGCCAATGCCATGATTAAACAACGCACCCTGAAAAATATTATCCGTGCCACAGGTGTCGGCCTGCACTCCGGTGAGAAGGTCTATCTGACCCTCAAGCCTGCGCCTGTGGACACCGGCATCGTGTTTTGTCGTGCAGACCTTGACCCTGTTGTGCAGATTCCTGCTCGCGCGGAAAACGTCGGCGAGACAACGATGTCGACCACGTTGGTCAACGGCGATGTAAAAGTAGACACGGTAGAGCACTTGCTCTCGGCCATGGCTGGCCTGGGGATCGATAACGCCTACGTCGAACTCTCCGCGTCTGAAGTCCCGATTATGGACGGTAGCGCCGGACCTTTCGTGTTTCTGATTCAATCTGCCGGCCTGGAAGAACAGGACGCGCCGAAGAAGTTCATCCGTATCCTGCGTGAAGTGACAGTGGAAGATGGCGACAAGCGCGCCACTTTCGTCCCTTTCGAAGGCTTCAAGGTGAGCTTCGAGATCGATTTCGATCACCCGGTTTTCCGTAACCGCACCCAAAGTGCAACCGTGGATTTCTCAAGCACTTCGTTTGTAAAAGAAGTCAGCCGCGCGCGTACCTTTGGCTTCATGAGTGACATCGAGTACCTGCGCAAGCACAACCTCGCACTCGGCGGCAGCGTGGAAAACGCGATCGTAGTCGATTCGGATGGTGTACTGAACGAAGACGGTCTTCGCTACGAAGACGAATTCGTGAAGCACAAAATCCTCGACGCCATTGGCGATCTCTACCTGTTGGGCAATAGCCTGATTGGTGAGTTCAAGGGCTTCAAGTCTGGCCATGCACTGAACAACCAGCTGCTTCGCAAGCTGATTGAGCAGAAAGATGCGTGGGAAGTCGTGACCTTTGAAGACGCCAGCACTGCACCGATCTCGTACATGCGTCCAGTTGCGGCAGTTTAAGTAAAACTTCTTTCTCTAGTTTTTGAAGGCCACCCTCGGGTGGTCTTTTTTTTTGTGCTCGGAATTTCGGCTCGTGCGGGATCTGGATCAGCTGGCAGGCTTGGGCTTCAGTGCATTCAACCCCGTTTCATTGATGTTCACCACCCGGTTTCGCCCGGCTTTCTTGGCCTGATACAGCGCTTTATCGGCGGCGCTGAGCAGCGTGTCCTGATGCTCCCCCGGTTTTGCATAACGGGTGCAGGTGCCCACGCTGACAGTCAGTGTTCGATGCCCCGGCATCACCGGCGGCATGCGCTCAACCGCCTGGCGAATCTTCTCGGATAGCTGCCGTGTGCCAGCCGCGTCAGTCTCAGTCAGCACCAGTGCGAACTCTTCACCCCCGTAGCGAGCGGTCAGGTCTGCCGGTCGGCGTACGTGCGCCTTAATGACCTGTGCCACTTGGCGTATCGCCTCATCACCCGCTTGATGCCCGTAGCTGTCATTGAACGTTTTGAAGTGATCTATATCGATCATGATCAGCGAAACCGGGTGGCCCGTGCGTTGTGCTCTGCGCCATTCCAGATCAAGGGTCCGGTCCAGGGTGCGACGGTTGGCCAGCCCGGTCATGGGGTCAGTCGATGCCAGTGCAGCGAGTTCGCGTTCTGCATAATGGCGTAGATGCAGTTCGCGAAGCAGCAGCCAGGTCAGCCATAGCAAACCGAGGCACAACAGCAGCGTTGCGCTGCCGATCAGCATGGCGGTGTGCTGCCAGTTGTTGAAAATGCTCGACGCCGAAACGGCCACCACCACGATGATGGGCAGGTCGCGAACCTGGGCAAAGTTGAACAGGCGTTTATGGTGGTAAATCCCCGACATGGCCATAAAACTGCCATAGCGCTCGTTTAAAAACCGAATAAAGTTTGGCGCTTGGCTGAGGTCCTGGCCGATCGCGATTTTGGTGATTGGCGGGTATTGCGTCAGGAGTGTGCCGTCTGTGCTGAGGAGGCTGATATTGCCCGTCGGCCCAATGTCGAGGCCCCGAAACAGGCTTTGAAAATAGGCCAGCTTTATTTGTCCGGCCGCTACCCCTGCAAATGCACCGTCCGGCGCCGAAATTCTACGGCTGAGAATAATGACCCAATCCTGAGTGTCCGGGTTGGCAAGGTAAGGGTGACTGATGTACAGGTCCGTGCTGTTCTGGCTCAAATGGGCCTCGAACCACGGCTGTTGGCTGGCGTTGTCTGGAGCGCGCACGTCTGGTTTAGAACGGGTAATCAGCTTGCCTTGAGCGTCCAGCACAAAGAAACCGGCATTTGACGGAGTCTCATTGGTCCTGTCAAAGAGCAATGACTGCTGGGTGTTCGCCGGGAGTGTGGACAAGGCCTTGGTTTGCAGCAGTTCAACCAGGCTGCTAAGTGCCGAATCATAGATCGAGAACGTGTTGCGAATATCGCGATTGATCAATTGCACGATGTTCAGTGCTGAGCGTTTGGCCTCTTCTTCGGTATTACGGTACTCGCGGACCAGCAAAAAGCCGACGATGCTGAGAATGACAAGCACCGAGCATGCGGTCGCCCAGATCAACATGCCTCGGGTAATGATGGGTGTTCGCAAAGAATATTTAATGGCATTTCCCTCGCGGCTGTAAATCGCATACGCCCTAAGGTACAGCCCTATAGGCATAAGGCCAGCTAAAAAGCTGGCCTTATGGTCACGATTTAAAACACATCGAGAGGATAGTCAATAATCACGCGGTACTCATCGACGTCATGGTCGACTGTTTGATAAACCGCATTGCCCCGGTTGGTTGCCCAGCGCAGGGTCAGACCCAGGTTTTTGGCCTTGCCTTCCTGAACCACATACTTGAGCCCCAGATCACGCTCCCAGTGATGGGCGTTTTTGCCGTCCGGGTTGTACCAGTTGCTGTAGCCGATGCTGTTGGGGTCGGCTTTGGTCAGGTCCAGTTCGCCGCGTGAGTACGAGGCGGTGCTGCTCAGGCCGGGAATACCGAGGCCGGCGAAGTCATATTCGTATTGCAGTTTCCAGGAGCGCTCGTTCGGGCCGTTGAAATCCGAATACTGCTGCGAGTTGTCGAGGTAAACGCTGTCGCCCTGGTTGATGTAGTCAAACGGCGTATTGCCGTTGACCCGCTGATACACCGCCGTCACTTTGTGCCCGTCAATCCCCACCGCCATGTGCAGGCTGAAGGTGTTGTTGTCGATGTCACCCAGAAGCGCCTTGCCGCTGTCCTGCGTGTGATAGAAATGCAGGCCGGGGTTCAGGGTCACGCTGTCGCTCAGGGTGTGGGTGTAATCCAGATCGTAGTAGTACTGGTTC
This window encodes:
- a CDS encoding sensor domain-containing diguanylate cyclase; this translates as MLVILSIVGFLLVREYRNTEEEAKRSALNIVQLINRDIRNTFSIYDSALSSLVELLQTKALSTLPANTQQSLLFDRTNETPSNAGFFVLDAQGKLITRSKPDVRAPDNASQQPWFEAHLSQNSTDLYISHPYLANPDTQDWVIILSRRISAPDGAFAGVAAGQIKLAYFQSLFRGLDIGPTGNISLLSTDGTLLTQYPPITKIAIGQDLSQAPNFIRFLNERYGSFMAMSGIYHHKRLFNFAQVRDLPIIVVVAVSASSIFNNWQHTAMLIGSATLLLCLGLLWLTWLLLRELHLRHYAERELAALASTDPMTGLANRRTLDRTLDLEWRRAQRTGHPVSLIMIDIDHFKTFNDSYGHQAGDEAIRQVAQVIKAHVRRPADLTARYGGEEFALVLTETDAAGTRQLSEKIRQAVERMPPVMPGHRTLTVSVGTCTRYAKPGEHQDTLLSAADKALYQAKKAGRNRVVNINETGLNALKPKPAS
- a CDS encoding cell division protein FtsQ/DivIB is translated as MQGASLRHQQPVPGRKPVPRGASRMVAKEPMSVRVPKANFGFLKVLFWPVLLVVLGFGTYEGAQRLMPYADRPITNINVQGDLTYISQQAVQQRIAPYMAASFFTVDLAGMRTELEQMPWIAHAEVRRVWPDQVVIRLEEQLPVARWGDEALLNNQGQAFTPRELANYEHLPQLFGPQRAQQQVMQQYQVLSQMLRPMGFSIARLELRERGSWFLTTGAGSAGPGIELLLGRDHLVEKMRRFIAIYDKTLKDQITNIARIDLRYANGLAVGWREPVAPTAAQPAVAKN
- the lpxC gene encoding UDP-3-O-acyl-N-acetylglucosamine deacetylase, with the protein product MIKQRTLKNIIRATGVGLHSGEKVYLTLKPAPVDTGIVFCRADLDPVVQIPARAENVGETTMSTTLVNGDVKVDTVEHLLSAMAGLGIDNAYVELSASEVPIMDGSAGPFVFLIQSAGLEEQDAPKKFIRILREVTVEDGDKRATFVPFEGFKVSFEIDFDHPVFRNRTQSATVDFSSTSFVKEVSRARTFGFMSDIEYLRKHNLALGGSVENAIVVDSDGVLNEDGLRYEDEFVKHKILDAIGDLYLLGNSLIGEFKGFKSGHALNNQLLRKLIEQKDAWEVVTFEDASTAPISYMRPVAAV
- the murC gene encoding UDP-N-acetylmuramate--L-alanine ligase, with protein sequence MVENQKAMPQPEMRRIRRIHFVGIGGVGMCGIAEVLLNLGYQVSGSDLNASAVTERLESFGAQIFIGHRAENAANADVLVVSSAVNTSNPEVANALERRIPVVPRAEMLAELMRYRHGIAVAGTHGKTTTTSLLASVFAAGGLDPTFVIGGRLNAAGTNAQLGTSRYLIAEADESDASFLHLQPMVAVVTNIDADHMATYEGDFNKLKKTFVEFLHNLPFYGLAVLCLDDPVVREILPLVKRPTVTYGFNEGADVRAINVRQQGMQTFFTVLRPDREPLDVSVNMPGNHNVLNALATICIASDEGISDEAIVQGLSGFEGVGRRFQVYGELPVEGGSVMLVDDYGHHPTEVAAVIKAVRGGWPDRRLVMVYQPHRFSRTRDLYDDFVQVLADANVLLLMEVYPAGEEPIPGADSRQLCHSIRQRGQLDPIYIERGVELAPIVKPLLRAGDILLCQGAGDIGRLAPQLIKSPLFAGAVIAANEGKLK
- the ftsZ gene encoding cell division protein FtsZ — encoded protein: MFELVDNIPQSPVIKVIGVGGGGGNAVNHMVKSNIEGVEFICANTDAQALKSIGARTILQLGTGVTKGLGAGANPEVGRQAALEDRERIAEVLQGTNMVFITTGMGGGTGTGAAPIIAEVAKEMGILTVAVVTRPFPFEGRKRMQIADEGIRLLSESVDSLITIPNEKLLTILGKDASLLSAFAKADDVLAGAVRGISDIIKRPGMINVDFADVRTVMSEMGMAMMGTGCASGPNRAREATEAAIRNPLLEDVNLEGARGILVNITAGPDLSLGEYSDVGSIIEAFASEHAMVKVGTVIDPDMRDELHVTVVATGLGAKIEKPVKVIDNTVQASYAAQSAQSAPSRQETRVERQELPAVNYRDLDRPTVMRNQAQHGATAAAKLNPQDDLDYLDIPAFLRRQAD
- a CDS encoding D-alanine--D-alanine ligase encodes the protein MTAAYANLFSTIAPADFGRVAVLFGGKSAEREVSLKSGNAVLKALQDAGVNAFGIDVGDDFISRITSEKIDRAFIILHGRGGEDGSMQGLLECLGIPYTGSGILASALAMDKLRTKQVWHSLGIPTPRHAVLSSEDDCISAAKELSFPLIVKPAHEGSSIGMAKVNSADELIVAWTDASKYDSQVLVEQWIHGPEFTIATLRDQVLPPIALGTPHTFYDYDAKYVSDDTQYRIPCGLDRDKEQELMALTAKACEAIGIAGWGRLDVMQDTDGQFWLLEVNTAPGMTDHSLVPMAAKAAGLDFQQLVLSILAASVEPRG
- the ftsA gene encoding cell division protein FtsA, whose product is MANVQSGKMIVGLDIGTSKVVALVGEVGEDGTIEIVGIGTHPSRGLKKGVVVNIESTVQSIQRAIEEAQLMAGCRIHSAFVGVAGNHIRSLNSHGIVAIRDREVSTADLERVLDAAQAVAIPADQRVLHTLAQDYVIDNQEGVREPLGMSGVRLEAKVHVVTCAVNAAQNIEKCVRRCGLEVDDIILEQLASAYSVLTDDEKELGVCLVDIGGGTTDIAIFTEGAIRHTAVIPIAGDQVTNDIAMALRTPTQYAEEIKIRYACALAKLAGAGETIKVPSVGDRPPRELSRQALAEVVEPRYDELFTLIQAELRRSGYEDLIPAGIVLTGGTSKMEGAVELAEEIFHMPVRLGVPHSFKGLTDVVRNPIYSTAVGLLLYGLQKQSDGISISGISNRDNYSSDEQKAPVFERLKRWVQGNF